Proteins encoded by one window of Streptococcus suis S735:
- a CDS encoding metal ABC transporter permease, with protein MFEVFKEYSFWTVALGTVSLAVAASTIGSISVLTKQSLLGDALGHASYPGVIVSFMIFQSRHPLYLLLGAVLSGYLSYALVHWLRRKGGHSLVNALSLVSASFFGLGMVLKNAIQGNEAFAGASQAGLQTYLFGQAAFIQLDDVILIGIISLLALALFAFFYQDYKLYLFDQTFARVIGVRVKYLQQLTMFLMICLIAVGLKLVGAILMSSFLIAPAVFGLMLGKSYHKSLLLAGIVAIGSAFVGTWISSSVSGLSTGPTIIVCLTGLTLSAFVYITYVRKENGRV; from the coding sequence ATGTTTGAGGTTTTCAAAGAGTATTCTTTCTGGACAGTTGCTTTAGGGACCGTCAGCCTAGCTGTAGCAGCCAGCACTATCGGAAGTATATCTGTTCTTACTAAACAGAGTTTGCTTGGGGATGCTCTTGGGCATGCTTCTTATCCTGGAGTGATTGTCTCTTTCATGATTTTTCAGTCGCGACATCCTCTCTACTTGCTGTTAGGAGCAGTGTTGTCAGGTTACCTTTCTTATGCACTTGTCCATTGGCTGCGTCGAAAAGGAGGTCACAGCCTAGTCAATGCCCTTTCATTGGTGTCTGCTTCTTTCTTTGGTTTGGGAATGGTCTTGAAAAATGCTATTCAGGGAAATGAAGCCTTTGCAGGGGCTTCCCAGGCTGGATTGCAAACCTATCTATTTGGACAGGCAGCCTTTATTCAGCTGGATGATGTGATACTCATCGGAATTATTTCTCTATTGGCTTTGGCATTGTTTGCTTTCTTTTATCAAGACTATAAGCTATATCTGTTTGATCAAACTTTTGCAAGGGTTATTGGTGTTCGTGTAAAGTACTTGCAGCAGTTGACGATGTTTTTGATGATTTGCCTAATTGCAGTAGGATTAAAGTTAGTCGGAGCTATTTTGATGAGTAGTTTTTTGATTGCACCAGCTGTCTTTGGCTTGATGCTGGGAAAATCGTATCACAAGAGTCTATTACTGGCAGGAATCGTTGCAATTGGGTCGGCTTTCGTAGGGACCTGGATTAGCTCCAGTGTATCTGGTTTGTCGACCGGACCGACTATTATCGTCTGTCTGACAGGTCTGACCCTGTCTGCATTTGTGTATATTACCTATGTCAGAAAGGAGAATGGTCGTGTTTGA
- a CDS encoding metal ABC transporter ATP-binding protein, with translation MSAIIELKDVNLAYTASQTMALEDVNLVIPRGSRTAIVGPNGAGKSSLFKVILGLEKPDTGQVRLLGQEAGLERLIAQKVAYIPQSSQVNWQFPATVFEIVLMGRFAHSKGMFRRPTKADRQIVEQALERLKIADLRHRQIDQLSGGQRQRVFLARALAQEAELYLMDEPLAGIDQATEIMIMDMLKEFQCEGKTSIVIHHDLTTLDAYFDHLVWLHKHVIDSGPMDETLTSENYQATYGIGNGLFLGNAKGGSHV, from the coding sequence ATGTCAGCAATCATTGAATTAAAAGATGTCAATTTAGCATATACAGCCAGCCAGACCATGGCTTTAGAAGATGTCAATTTGGTGATTCCCAGAGGGAGTCGGACGGCTATTGTTGGACCAAATGGTGCTGGGAAGTCCAGTCTATTCAAGGTCATTTTGGGGTTGGAAAAACCTGACACAGGGCAGGTTCGCTTGCTTGGTCAGGAGGCAGGTCTAGAGAGGTTGATTGCTCAAAAAGTAGCCTATATTCCCCAATCCAGTCAAGTAAATTGGCAATTTCCTGCAACAGTCTTTGAAATTGTTCTGATGGGACGCTTCGCTCATAGTAAGGGAATGTTTAGAAGACCGACTAAGGCTGATAGACAGATTGTTGAGCAGGCTCTAGAACGGTTAAAAATTGCGGATTTACGCCATCGTCAGATTGATCAGCTTTCAGGTGGGCAGCGTCAGCGGGTATTTTTAGCGAGAGCCCTGGCACAGGAAGCAGAATTGTATCTTATGGATGAGCCTCTAGCAGGGATTGATCAGGCAACAGAAATCATGATCATGGATATGCTCAAGGAGTTCCAATGTGAAGGGAAAACTTCCATTGTCATTCATCATGACTTAACGACGCTGGATGCCTACTTTGATCACCTTGTCTGGCTTCATAAGCATGTGATTGACTCTGGTCCGATGGATGAGACTTTGACAAGCGAGAATTATCAGGCGACCTACGGCATAGGAAATGGGTTGTTTCTAGGAAATGCCAAAGGAGGCAGTCATGTTTGA
- a CDS encoding metal ABC transporter permease: MFEVLLILMVIASSCGLLGSILVVKNQSMLADALSHSVLLGIVLGFFISHSLDSPLLIVGASLFGLLSVLAIDRLHSRKIAHDAATGLVFSFFFAVAVLLISLFARNVHLDVDLVLQGEVLFAPLHRMDVLAWSLPVSLVKSSLAWLVIVLFFAWAYHRLQVYLFDSNHARLSGLRTRILEMVILILVSLTTVLAFEAIGSMTVIVFLVAPSMAALCWVKSFWQLLLLGQGIAILTVVLGFLVANQLDLTMSGTCAVVSLLVVCSSIILKNTWSRSSDK, from the coding sequence GTGTTTGAAGTATTACTCATTTTGATGGTTATTGCTAGTTCTTGTGGCTTGCTCGGCTCGATACTGGTTGTAAAAAATCAATCAATGCTGGCAGATGCGCTATCGCATTCTGTTTTGCTTGGGATTGTTCTGGGATTTTTTATTAGTCATAGTTTGGATTCGCCATTGCTAATAGTTGGTGCCAGTCTGTTTGGGTTATTATCGGTTCTTGCCATTGACCGTCTGCATAGTCGAAAGATAGCGCATGATGCCGCAACAGGTCTAGTTTTTTCTTTCTTTTTTGCGGTGGCGGTTTTACTTATTTCTCTTTTTGCTCGCAATGTTCACTTGGATGTGGATCTGGTTTTGCAGGGGGAAGTACTTTTTGCTCCGCTCCATCGTATGGATGTTCTAGCCTGGTCACTCCCTGTTAGTCTGGTCAAGTCGAGTTTGGCTTGGTTGGTTATTGTTCTATTTTTTGCGTGGGCTTACCATCGTTTACAAGTGTACCTATTTGACAGCAACCATGCTCGTTTGTCTGGCTTACGAACAAGGATTTTAGAAATGGTTATTTTGATTCTAGTTTCCTTAACTACTGTTCTGGCCTTTGAAGCGATTGGTTCGATGACTGTTATTGTTTTCTTGGTGGCACCAAGTATGGCTGCCCTATGTTGGGTCAAATCCTTTTGGCAATTGCTTCTTTTAGGGCAAGGTATCGCTATTCTAACGGTTGTGCTAGGTTTTTTAGTGGCCAATCAACTGGATTTAACCATGTCAGGGACCTGTGCCGTTGTCAGCCTTCTTGTGGTTTGTTCGAGTATTATTCTAAAAAATACTTGGTCACGGTCATCTGATAAGTGA